A stretch of the Poseidonibacter parvus genome encodes the following:
- a CDS encoding CCA tRNA nucleotidyltransferase, whose product MCITIIKPNIPSILEEILNDLQKIGAKPILVGGCVRDSLLQIPCKDYDVEIFEINCLETIEKSLKKFGNVKLVGKSFGVLTLKIDEYDFDFALARTEKKIGLGHNDFEVSTNAFLSYEEAALRRDFTINSIGYDFINDEFLDPFNGIKDLENKKLKHINDDTFIEDALRVYRVIQFASRFEFDVDEKTKELCEKMVLNDDLKHLAIERIYEEFKKLFLKSQKPSIGFKLLKDLGALRYFPELQALVNCKQDKEYHPEGDVWVHTLMTLDEMAKIIREKEIKDEYRILYLFYAELCHDLGKPFCTEEINGRITSHKHESLGIEPTKTFLARLTNEKKFVDLILPLVKNHLAPFQLYLADSSLKAVKRLSLKVNIEDLCLVCLADCLGRDIKDKEKCPKATSWLLEQAKELNIEKSALKPLVLGRDLIALGMKPSKQFKEVLDFALDLQIEENLEKNKIIKRVIKRYKK is encoded by the coding sequence ATGTGCATCACCATAATCAAGCCTAATATTCCTTCAATATTAGAAGAGATTCTAAATGACCTACAAAAAATAGGAGCAAAACCTATTTTAGTAGGTGGTTGTGTGCGAGACAGTCTTTTACAAATTCCTTGCAAAGATTATGATGTTGAAATCTTTGAAATAAACTGCTTAGAAACTATAGAAAAATCCTTAAAAAAATTTGGTAATGTTAAACTTGTAGGAAAATCTTTTGGAGTTTTAACTCTAAAAATAGATGAATATGACTTTGATTTTGCACTTGCAAGAACAGAAAAAAAAATTGGTCTTGGTCATAATGACTTTGAGGTAAGTACAAATGCTTTTTTAAGCTATGAAGAAGCTGCTTTAAGGCGTGATTTTACAATCAATTCAATTGGCTATGATTTTATAAATGATGAGTTTTTAGACCCCTTTAATGGAATAAAAGATTTAGAAAATAAAAAGCTAAAACATATAAATGATGATACTTTTATTGAAGATGCTTTAAGAGTTTATCGAGTTATTCAATTTGCTTCAAGATTTGAATTTGATGTGGATGAAAAGACAAAAGAACTTTGCGAAAAAATGGTTTTAAATGATGATTTAAAACACTTAGCAATTGAGCGAATTTATGAAGAGTTCAAAAAACTTTTTTTAAAATCACAAAAACCATCAATAGGGTTTAAACTATTAAAAGACTTAGGTGCGTTAAGGTACTTTCCTGAACTTCAAGCCTTAGTAAATTGTAAACAAGATAAAGAGTATCATCCTGAAGGTGATGTTTGGGTTCATACTTTAATGACTTTAGATGAAATGGCAAAAATAATAAGAGAAAAAGAAATAAAAGATGAATATAGAATTTTATATTTATTTTACGCAGAACTTTGTCATGATTTAGGAAAGCCTTTTTGTACTGAAGAAATAAATGGAAGAATAACTTCGCATAAACATGAAAGTTTAGGAATTGAACCTACAAAAACTTTTTTAGCAAGACTTACAAATGAAAAAAAATTTGTAGATTTGATACTTCCTTTAGTAAAAAATCACTTAGCACCTTTTCAATTATATTTAGCAGATTCTTCATTAAAGGCAGTAAAAAGATTATCCTTAAAAGTTAATATTGAAGATTTATGTTTAGTTTGTCTAGCAGATTGTTTAGGTCGAGATATAAAAGATAAAGAAAAATGCCCAAAAGCTACATCTTGGCTTTTAGAGCAAGCAAAAGAATTAAATATTGAAAAATCAGCACTTAAACCACTTGTTCTTGGACGAGATTTAATAGCTCTTGGTATGAAACCATCAAAACAATTTAAAGAAGTTTTAGATTTTGCATTAGATTTACAAATTGAAGAAAATTTAGAAAAGAATAAAATAATAAAGAGAGTAATTAAAAGATATAAAAAGTAA
- a CDS encoding EAL domain-containing protein has protein sequence MALDLTSNITIFEEGQETLLLFFRTIISNFLWLLGIHGINFFDTLINIQILDNFISENLTYKEFFNLFVLLGGSGAGLSLLLSIFLFSKDKHTTLIGKMSLPFVIFNINEILIFGIPIFMNFSLIIPFILVPIFNFTLSYIFISYTDIILFNDTFLPWTTPALMNIYLSTDGNIIAILFQLFLIIIGSFIYMPFIKSYTRTQSSTVSLEKTARKFDISLEVESRRDIKFQEAQSSLIKSHHKINKIIDEINQDNLTLYYQPKINIQNKTCNEFEALIRIKDKNGIMRGPDFIIDIEDSGLASIIDIWVCKEVKKDLELWAEKDFYPEISINIFPHTLEDKNYINDIISILKGYNICFEIIERRSSLNKNVFENIKLMKQEGFKISLDDLGVGFTNFSILYEIPLSSVKIDRKIIEYTKDKKGFILYKNICELCSDLNYQIILEGIETQDEYDKLVNPKINIIQGWYYSKAIYFDEVYQYSKSF, from the coding sequence ATTGCATTAGATTTAACCAGTAATATAACTATTTTTGAAGAAGGGCAAGAGACTTTGCTTCTTTTTTTCCGAACAATAATATCTAATTTCTTATGGTTACTAGGAATCCATGGTATTAACTTTTTTGATACATTAATTAATATTCAAATTCTTGATAATTTCATTTCAGAGAACTTAACTTACAAAGAGTTTTTTAATTTATTTGTGCTTCTTGGTGGTTCAGGTGCAGGATTATCTTTACTTTTGTCAATATTTCTATTTTCAAAAGATAAACATACCACATTAATTGGAAAAATGTCTTTGCCTTTTGTTATTTTTAATATCAATGAAATATTAATCTTCGGAATACCTATTTTTATGAATTTTTCTTTAATAATTCCTTTTATATTAGTTCCTATTTTTAATTTTACACTATCGTATATTTTTATTTCTTATACAGATATTATTCTTTTTAATGATACATTTCTTCCTTGGACAACTCCTGCTTTAATGAATATTTATTTAAGTACAGATGGAAATATAATTGCTATACTTTTTCAACTTTTTCTTATTATTATTGGATCTTTTATTTATATGCCATTTATTAAAAGTTATACAAGAACTCAAAGTTCTACTGTTTCGCTAGAAAAAACTGCAAGAAAATTTGATATTTCTTTAGAAGTTGAATCAAGAAGAGACATTAAATTTCAAGAAGCTCAATCTTCTCTTATTAAATCTCATCATAAAATCAATAAAATTATTGATGAGATAAATCAAGATAATCTTACTCTTTATTATCAACCTAAAATAAATATTCAGAATAAAACTTGTAATGAATTTGAAGCACTTATAAGAATAAAAGACAAAAATGGGATTATGAGAGGACCTGATTTTATTATTGATATTGAAGATTCAGGTTTAGCTTCAATTATTGATATTTGGGTATGCAAAGAAGTTAAAAAAGATTTAGAGTTATGGGCTGAAAAAGATTTTTATCCAGAAATTTCAATTAATATTTTTCCTCATACTTTAGAGGACAAAAATTATATCAATGATATTATTAGTATTCTAAAAGGTTATAATATTTGTTTTGAAATTATTGAAAGACGGTCTTCGTTAAATAAAAATGTTTTTGAAAATATTAAATTGATGAAACAAGAAGGTTTTAAAATCTCATTAGATGATTTAGGAGTTGGTTTTACCAATTTCTCTATTCTTTATGAAATACCACTTAGTAGTGTAAAAATAGATAGAAAAATAATCGAGTATACAAAAGATAAAAAAGGGTTTATTTTATACAAAAACATTTGTGAATTATGTTCAGACTTAAATTATCAAATAATTTTAGAAGGAATTGAAACACAAGATGAATATGATAAACTAGTTAATCCCAAAATTAATATAATTCAAGGCTGGTATTATTCAAAAGCTATTTATTTTGATGAAGTTTATCAATATTCAAAATCTTTTTAG
- a CDS encoding apolipoprotein N-acyltransferase, which produces MFLVKRANFNKKFIIKGLITGILLSAFIYLSYFNIEYRFINTVLGLLGLYFLLTIPRPSVFFAGFTTGVLWCYWMTVSLEYYDLVYLTPILLILIGLVYGLIFLIFAIFDKTSIRLILIFTFTFIAPFGFNWMKFELIFIDSYLGTSKEDFALILLSLFLMIKLHRMKILSILPLLFAINIQNGLYIDNPNAKIAMPQMNIKQNLKWEKDYRNTIFEKNLFEINKAIENKKDLVILPETAYPTLLNKDEVLLKQLKDKSYKIDIITGSLFLEDNQYYNATYHISNGIVKIAKKVVLVPFGEEIPFPKFLVNIINDIFYNGAQDYAKASEATDFEIKGQKFRNAICYEATTDKIFENLNDVKYMIATSNNAWFTPSIEPTLQKLLLKYYSKKYDITIFHVVNGSENFIFRP; this is translated from the coding sequence TTGTTTTTAGTAAAACGCGCTAATTTTAACAAAAAATTTATAATAAAGGGCTTGATTACTGGCATTTTATTAAGTGCTTTTATTTACTTAAGTTATTTTAACATCGAATATAGATTTATCAATACAGTTTTAGGGCTTTTAGGACTATATTTTTTACTTACTATTCCAAGACCATCTGTATTTTTTGCAGGTTTCACAACTGGTGTTTTATGGTGTTATTGGATGACTGTAAGTTTAGAATATTATGATTTAGTTTATTTAACTCCAATTTTGTTAATTTTAATTGGCCTTGTTTATGGCTTGATTTTTTTAATATTTGCTATATTTGATAAAACATCAATAAGACTAATTTTAATATTTACATTTACATTTATAGCTCCTTTTGGTTTTAATTGGATGAAGTTTGAACTTATATTTATTGATTCATATTTAGGTACGTCGAAAGAAGATTTTGCATTAATTTTACTTTCATTATTTTTGATGATAAAACTTCATAGAATGAAAATATTATCAATTCTTCCACTACTTTTTGCAATAAATATTCAAAATGGTTTATATATAGACAATCCAAATGCGAAAATAGCTATGCCACAAATGAATATAAAACAAAATCTTAAATGGGAAAAAGATTACAGAAATACAATATTTGAAAAGAATTTGTTTGAAATAAACAAAGCAATTGAAAATAAAAAAGATTTAGTAATTTTACCGGAAACTGCATATCCAACACTTTTAAATAAAGATGAAGTTTTATTAAAACAATTAAAAGATAAATCATACAAAATTGATATTATTACGGGTTCTTTATTTTTAGAAGATAATCAATACTATAATGCAACTTATCACATATCAAATGGTATTGTTAAAATTGCAAAAAAAGTTGTTTTGGTTCCCTTTGGTGAAGAAATACCTTTTCCAAAATTTCTTGTTAATATAATTAATGATATTTTTTACAATGGTGCACAAGATTATGCAAAAGCTTCTGAAGCAACTGATTTTGAAATAAAAGGACAAAAGTTCAGAAATGCAATATGTTATGAAGCAACAACGGATAAAATATTTGAAAATTTAAATGATGTTAAATATATGATTGCAACTTCTAATAATGCATGGTTTACACCTTCAATTGAACCAACACTACAGAAGTTATTACTTAAGTATTATTCAAAAAAATATGATATTACGATTTTTCATGTTGTAAATGGAAGTGAAAACTTTATATTTAGACCCTAA
- the yajC gene encoding preprotein translocase subunit YajC — MDSSSTDLISSLLPLVALFAIFYFLIIRPQQKQAKAHKEMIANLKKGDKIVTNGGLIVEVSNVGEESLTVKNSDGAEMKLVKEFVSKLLED; from the coding sequence ATGGACAGTTCAAGTACTGATTTAATAAGCTCATTATTACCTCTTGTTGCATTATTTGCAATATTTTACTTCTTAATCATTAGACCACAACAAAAACAAGCTAAAGCTCATAAAGAGATGATTGCTAACTTAAAAAAAGGTGATAAGATTGTAACAAATGGAGGCTTAATCGTAGAAGTTTCTAATGTAGGTGAAGAAAGCCTTACTGTTAAAAATAGTGACGGTGCAGAAATGAAGCTTGTTAAAGAGTTTGTTTCTAAACTTTTAGAAGACTAA